A stretch of the Mustela nigripes isolate SB6536 chromosome X, MUSNIG.SB6536, whole genome shotgun sequence genome encodes the following:
- the GNL3L gene encoding guanine nucleotide-binding protein-like 3-like protein isoform X4, whose translation MMKHRHKNKKPGKGSKGCKKPAKQNGKKAASKVASAPQFVHSNDHASREAELKKKRVEEMREKQQAAREQERHRRRTIESYCQDVLQRQEEFEHKEEVLQELNMFPQLDDEATRKAYYKEFRKVVEYSDVILEVLDARDPLGCRCFQMEEAVLQAEGNKKLVLVLNKIDLVPKEVVEKWLEYLRNELPTVAFKASTQHQVKNLNRCTVPVDQASESLLKSKACFGAENLMRVLGNYCRLGEVRTHIRVGVVGLPNVGKSSLINSLKRSRACSVGAVPGITKFMQEVYLDKFIRLLDAPGIVPGPNSEVGTILRNCVHVQKLIDPVTPVETILQRCNLEEISNYYGISGFQTTEHFLTAVAHRLGKKKKGGIYSQEQAAKAVLADWVSGKISFYTLPPATHTLPAHLSAEIIKEMTEVFDIEDTEQANEDTMECLATGEADELLGDMDPLEMEIKWLHSPMMKIADAMENKTTVYKINSPASCLIP comes from the exons ATGATGAAACATAGACACA aaaataaaaaaccaggTAAAGGTTCCAAAGGCTGCAAGAAG CCTGCAAAACAGAACGGAAAGAAAGCAGCTTCCAAGGTGGCCTCTGCTCCCCAATTTGTTCACTCCAATGACCATGCCAGTCGGGAGGCTGAATTAAAGAAGAAGAGG GTTGaggagatgagggagaagcagcaggctgcCCGGGAGCAAGAGAGACACAGACGCAGGACCATCGAGAGCTACTGTCAGGATGTCCTGCAACGCCAGGAGGAATTTGAGCATAAG gaggAAGTTCTGCAAGAATTAAATATGTTTCCTCAGTTGGATGATGAGGCGACAAGGAAGGCTTATTACAAGGAGTTCCGTAAG GTGGTAGAATACTCTGATGTGATTTTGGAAGTCCTAGATGCCAGGGACCCATTGGGCTGCCGCTGCTTCCAAATGGAGGAGGCTGTCCTGCAGGCAGAAGGCAATAAGAAGCTGGTCCTCGTCTTGAACAAGATTG ACCTGGTCCCCAAAGAGGTTGTAGAGAAGTGGCTGGAGTACCTTCGGAATGAGCTGCCGACTGTGGCTTTTAAGGCCAGCACACAGCATCAGGTCAAAAACCTG AATCGTTGCACTGTTCCAGTGGATCAGGCCTCTGAATCACTGCTGAAAAGCAAAGCCTGCTTTGGAGCTGAAAATCTCATGAGGGTTTTGGGGAACTATTGCCGCCTTGGTGAAGTGCGCACCCATATCCGTGTGGGTGTTGTGG GTCTTCCTAATGTTGGGAAGAGCAGCCTGATCAATAGCCTGAAGCGCAGCCGTGCATGCAGTGTGGGAGCCGTTCCTGGCATCACCAA ATTCATGCAGGAGGTCTATCTGGACAAGTTCATTCGGCTGCTGGATGCCCCAGGCATTGTCCCAGGACCGAACTCAGAGGTGGGCACCATCCTGCGCAACTGTGTCCACGTGCAGAAGTTGATAGACCCTGTGACCCCGGTAGAGACCATCCTCCAACGCTGTAACCTGGAGGAG ATTTCCAACTATTATGGCATCTCTGGGTTCCAGACTACTGAGCACTTTCTGACTGCAGTGGCTCACCGcttggggaagaagaagaagggaggcaTATATAGTCAGGAGCAGGCAGCCAAAGCTGTTTTGGCTGACTGGGTGAG CGGGAAGATCAGCTTCTATACACTCCCACCTGCCACTCACACTCTGCCTGCCCATCTCAGTGCTGAGATCATTAAGGAGATGACTGAAGTCTTTGACATTGAGGATACTGAGCAGGCCAATGAAGACACCATGGAAT GCTTGGCCACTGGAGAAGCAGATGAACTGTTGGGTGACATGGACCCACTCGAAATGGAGATTAAGTGGCTCCATTCTCCGATGATGAAAATAGCAGATGCCATGGAAAATAAAACCACTGTGTACAAG
- the GNL3L gene encoding guanine nucleotide-binding protein-like 3-like protein isoform X5, with protein MMKHRHKNKKPGKGSKGCKKPAKQNGKKAASKVASAPQFVHSNDHASREAELKKKRVEEMREKQQAAREQERHRRRTIESYCQDVLQRQEEFEHKEEVLQELNMFPQLDDEATRKAYYKEFRKVVEYSDVILEVLDARDPLGCRCFQMEEAVLQAEGNKKLVLVLNKIDLVPKEVVEKWLEYLRNELPTVAFKASTQHQVKNLNRCTVPVDQASESLLKSKACFGAENLMRVLGNYCRLGEVRTHIRVGVVGLPNVGKSSLINSLKRSRACSVGAVPGITKFMQEVYLDKFIRLLDAPGIVPGPNSEVGTILRNCVHVQKLIDPVTPVETILQRCNLEEISNYYGISGFQTTEHFLTAVAHRLGKKKKGGIYSQEQAAKAVLADWVSGKISFYTLPPATHTLPAHLSAEIIKEMTEVFDIEDTEQANEDTMECLATGEADELLGDMDPLEMEIKWLHSPMMKIADAMENKTTVYKRCA; from the exons ATGATGAAACATAGACACA aaaataaaaaaccaggTAAAGGTTCCAAAGGCTGCAAGAAG CCTGCAAAACAGAACGGAAAGAAAGCAGCTTCCAAGGTGGCCTCTGCTCCCCAATTTGTTCACTCCAATGACCATGCCAGTCGGGAGGCTGAATTAAAGAAGAAGAGG GTTGaggagatgagggagaagcagcaggctgcCCGGGAGCAAGAGAGACACAGACGCAGGACCATCGAGAGCTACTGTCAGGATGTCCTGCAACGCCAGGAGGAATTTGAGCATAAG gaggAAGTTCTGCAAGAATTAAATATGTTTCCTCAGTTGGATGATGAGGCGACAAGGAAGGCTTATTACAAGGAGTTCCGTAAG GTGGTAGAATACTCTGATGTGATTTTGGAAGTCCTAGATGCCAGGGACCCATTGGGCTGCCGCTGCTTCCAAATGGAGGAGGCTGTCCTGCAGGCAGAAGGCAATAAGAAGCTGGTCCTCGTCTTGAACAAGATTG ACCTGGTCCCCAAAGAGGTTGTAGAGAAGTGGCTGGAGTACCTTCGGAATGAGCTGCCGACTGTGGCTTTTAAGGCCAGCACACAGCATCAGGTCAAAAACCTG AATCGTTGCACTGTTCCAGTGGATCAGGCCTCTGAATCACTGCTGAAAAGCAAAGCCTGCTTTGGAGCTGAAAATCTCATGAGGGTTTTGGGGAACTATTGCCGCCTTGGTGAAGTGCGCACCCATATCCGTGTGGGTGTTGTGG GTCTTCCTAATGTTGGGAAGAGCAGCCTGATCAATAGCCTGAAGCGCAGCCGTGCATGCAGTGTGGGAGCCGTTCCTGGCATCACCAA ATTCATGCAGGAGGTCTATCTGGACAAGTTCATTCGGCTGCTGGATGCCCCAGGCATTGTCCCAGGACCGAACTCAGAGGTGGGCACCATCCTGCGCAACTGTGTCCACGTGCAGAAGTTGATAGACCCTGTGACCCCGGTAGAGACCATCCTCCAACGCTGTAACCTGGAGGAG ATTTCCAACTATTATGGCATCTCTGGGTTCCAGACTACTGAGCACTTTCTGACTGCAGTGGCTCACCGcttggggaagaagaagaagggaggcaTATATAGTCAGGAGCAGGCAGCCAAAGCTGTTTTGGCTGACTGGGTGAG CGGGAAGATCAGCTTCTATACACTCCCACCTGCCACTCACACTCTGCCTGCCCATCTCAGTGCTGAGATCATTAAGGAGATGACTGAAGTCTTTGACATTGAGGATACTGAGCAGGCCAATGAAGACACCATGGAAT GCTTGGCCACTGGAGAAGCAGATGAACTGTTGGGTGACATGGACCCACTCGAAATGGAGATTAAGTGGCTCCATTCTCCGATGATGAAAATAGCAGATGCCATGGAAAATAAAACCACTGTGTACAAG